In Paenibacillus sp. FSL M7-0420, a single genomic region encodes these proteins:
- the murQ gene encoding N-acetylmuramic acid 6-phosphate etherase: MLEHLTTETRNKKTMNLDELTPLELLEVMNEEDHKVAQAVKQVIPQIAQAVEVITMAIKQGGRLIYMGAGTSGRIGLLDAVECPPTFGTAPEEVIGLIAGGERAFIKAVEGAEDNEQLGVQDLQDIKLTAKDVVVGIAASGRTPYVIGGLEYANSIGTPTVAVSCNKDSAIGRIAGIAIEVVNGPEVLTGSTRLKAGSSQKLICNMLSTASMIRTGKVYGNLMVDVQLTNEKLVERAKRIVMDATECDAETAERVLKQADQKPKIAIVMILAGLTKEEAVQRLEASQGFVRQAIQ, translated from the coding sequence ATGTTAGAGCATTTGACAACGGAGACCCGCAATAAGAAGACCATGAACCTGGATGAGTTAACACCGCTTGAGCTTCTGGAAGTGATGAATGAAGAAGATCACAAGGTCGCACAAGCTGTGAAACAAGTCATTCCGCAAATTGCGCAAGCTGTGGAAGTGATTACAATGGCGATCAAACAAGGCGGACGCTTAATTTACATGGGGGCTGGAACAAGCGGGCGTATCGGCCTGCTGGATGCTGTTGAATGTCCGCCAACCTTTGGAACAGCACCTGAGGAGGTCATCGGGCTAATTGCCGGGGGAGAGAGGGCGTTTATCAAAGCCGTCGAAGGCGCAGAGGACAATGAACAATTAGGGGTGCAGGATCTACAGGATATTAAGCTGACAGCGAAAGATGTTGTCGTCGGCATTGCCGCCAGCGGACGCACACCCTATGTGATCGGCGGATTAGAATATGCCAATTCTATTGGAACACCCACTGTAGCTGTGAGCTGCAACAAAGATTCAGCGATTGGCAGAATTGCCGGGATTGCGATTGAAGTCGTAAATGGACCGGAGGTATTAACCGGGTCAACACGTTTGAAGGCGGGGAGTTCGCAGAAATTAATCTGCAATATGCTATCAACCGCTTCGATGATTCGTACGGGCAAAGTATATGGAAATTTAATGGTGGATGTACAGCTGACCAATGAAAAGCTTGTAGAACGTGCCAAACGGATTGTGATGGATGCGACAGAGTGTGACGCTGAAACAGCGGAGCGTGTTCTGAAGCAGGCAGATCAGAAACCGAAGATTGCCATTGTGATGATTCTTGCGGGGCTAACTAAGGAAGAAGCTGTGCAGCGGCTGGAAGCATCACAAGGCTTCGTCCGTCAGGCGATTCAATAA
- a CDS encoding HTH domain-containing protein, whose amino-acid sequence MAKWDNMLAMLWMLQSGKKLTAAQIADSLEISVRTV is encoded by the coding sequence ATGGCAAAATGGGATAATATGCTGGCTATGCTATGGATGCTGCAGTCCGGCAAAAAACTCACTGCCGCACAGATTGCGGACAGTCTGGAGATCAGCGTCCGGACCGTGTAA
- a CDS encoding PTS transporter subunit EIIC: protein MSKYHDLAVKILGAIGGRANVSEYTHCMTRLRVTVVDRSRIAEADLKQIDGVLGVVDDETYQVILGPGVVTKVAEEFGKVLEASSPGGDPSTSAEQLQAKGAQMKAQLKKKNDTPFKNFLRKIGNIFIPLIPAFVGAGLIAGIGSILANNITAGNLDTATWQQYVTILNVIKNAIFSYLVIYVGINAAKEFGATPALGGVIGGVTLLTGVTADLTITNIFTGTPLTPGQGGVIGVLIAVWILSIVERYLRKVIPDAVDIIVTPTIALLAVGLVTIFFIMPFAGFISSNLIGAINWTLEVGGAFSGFVLGTAFLPLVMLGLHQVLTPIHIEMINDSGMTLLLPMLAMAGAGQVGASIALWIRCKKNKSLTNMIKGALPVGILGIGEPLIYGVTLPLGRPFVTACIGGGIGGAVIGLFGNVGAIAIGPSGVALIPLIAGGLWLKYVIGLIAAYAGGFIATYLFGTPKEAMAEQN from the coding sequence ATGAGTAAATATCATGATTTAGCGGTCAAAATATTAGGGGCCATCGGTGGCCGTGCGAATGTATCCGAGTACACCCATTGCATGACTCGTCTTCGTGTAACTGTTGTGGACCGCAGCCGGATCGCTGAAGCGGACTTGAAGCAAATCGACGGGGTTCTGGGAGTAGTGGATGATGAAACCTATCAAGTCATTCTCGGACCTGGGGTCGTGACCAAGGTAGCTGAAGAATTCGGTAAAGTGTTGGAAGCAAGCAGTCCTGGGGGCGATCCTTCAACTTCGGCTGAACAATTACAGGCCAAAGGCGCACAAATGAAGGCGCAGCTAAAAAAGAAGAATGATACGCCGTTCAAAAACTTTTTGCGGAAGATCGGAAATATATTCATCCCGCTTATCCCTGCATTCGTTGGAGCCGGATTAATTGCGGGTATTGGCTCTATTCTGGCGAACAATATTACAGCGGGTAATTTAGACACAGCAACCTGGCAGCAATATGTGACGATATTAAATGTCATCAAAAATGCGATTTTCAGTTACCTGGTGATTTATGTCGGTATTAACGCTGCCAAAGAATTCGGAGCTACGCCTGCTCTCGGGGGAGTAATCGGCGGGGTAACACTGTTAACAGGGGTTACAGCAGACCTGACCATTACTAATATATTTACGGGTACACCTCTGACACCGGGTCAAGGCGGGGTGATCGGCGTTCTCATCGCCGTATGGATTCTGTCCATCGTTGAGAGATATTTGCGTAAAGTGATTCCTGATGCGGTTGATATTATCGTTACACCTACAATCGCCTTGCTGGCTGTAGGGCTGGTAACCATCTTTTTCATCATGCCGTTCGCCGGATTCATCTCAAGCAATTTAATCGGAGCGATTAACTGGACGTTAGAAGTGGGCGGAGCATTCTCAGGCTTTGTGTTAGGAACTGCGTTCCTGCCGCTTGTTATGTTAGGGCTGCATCAGGTGTTGACGCCGATTCACATTGAGATGATCAATGATTCAGGGATGACGCTGCTGCTGCCGATGCTGGCTATGGCCGGTGCAGGCCAGGTTGGGGCTTCCATCGCCTTATGGATTCGCTGCAAGAAGAATAAATCATTGACGAACATGATTAAAGGTGCTCTTCCGGTGGGGATTCTGGGAATCGGTGAGCCATTGATTTACGGGGTTACTTTACCGCTAGGCCGGCCGTTTGTTACAGCTTGTATTGGAGGCGGGATTGGTGGTGCGGTCATTGGTTTATTCGGCAACGTTGGAGCCATTGCTATTGGTCCTTCCGGAGTTGCCTTAATTCCCTTGATTGCGGGTGGATTATGGCTGAAATACGTAATAGGCTTAATTGCAGCTTACGCTGGCGGATTTATCGCCACTTATCTCTTCGGTACACCCAAAGAGGCTATGGCAGAACAGAATTAA
- a CDS encoding GNAT family N-acetyltransferase, protein MNLSEPFTTSRLYFRLLNQLDTDAVYKQFSDPDMCRYFSEPPCDYNEAVEIIEHYAQPEGKGHHRYGMFDRETGSFIGTCGYHYWDAERKQVEIGYDIWKDYWGQGYMSEALLPPPLSFSR, encoded by the coding sequence ATGAACTTATCCGAACCTTTTACAACCAGCCGTCTATACTTCCGCTTACTGAATCAATTAGACACCGATGCCGTCTACAAGCAATTCTCGGACCCGGACATGTGCAGATACTTCAGTGAGCCGCCCTGCGATTATAACGAAGCTGTGGAGATTATTGAGCATTACGCCCAGCCTGAAGGCAAAGGCCATCATCGCTATGGGATGTTTGACCGGGAGACCGGTTCCTTCATTGGCACCTGCGGCTATCATTACTGGGACGCTGAACGGAAGCAGGTGGAGATCGGTTATGACATCTGGAAGGACTATTGGGGGCAAGGTTATATGTCGGAGGCCCTGCTCCCTCCCCCATTGAGCTTTTCCAGATAA